The Rhodothermales bacterium genome contains the following window.
GAATCGCCCCTGGTGTTTCTGAAGCCTGCAACGTCGTTGACGGCGTCCGGCTCCACCGTAGACGTCCCGGAAGGGCTTGGATCCGTCCATCACGAGGTAGAAATGGTGGTATTGGTGGGATCTCCACTGAAGCACGCGACCGAGCAGCAGGCCCGCGAGGCCATCGCCGGGCTTGCCGTTGGACTCGACATGACCGCGCGCGACGTACAGGCACGCGCCAAGCAGGCAGGCCACCCATGGTCCGTCGCCAAAGGCTACGACTCGTTTGCGCCTGTCGGGACCATGGCTCCTCCCGGCGAAACCAGCCGCAGGAGAATCACCCTCGAGATCAATGGCAAGACGGTTCAGGACGGCACCACCTCGGACATGATCTTCGGTGTGCCCCAACTGCTCGCGTACAGCTCGCGCATCTTCACCCTGGAGCCCGGAGACCTGCTGTTTACCGGGACCCCGGAGGGGGTCGGGCCGGTGCATCCGGGCGATGTGCTCATCGCCCGCATTGACGGTTTGCCGGAACTGCAGGTCTCGGTCCGTTCGGTGCCTGCCTGAACCGACCGGACCCTACAGGCTTCGCTGCAGGATGCCGGCCACCATGTCGGCGGGCGTTTGGCGTTCAGTGATCACCTCGAACCGAGTCGGGTTGTCCTCGGGCACCCAGACCTCCGCCGGACGTGGCCTGAGGTTGTATTCCGAGGCCATCACGTATCCGTAGGCACCCACGTCAAGAATGGCCAGCGCGTCTCCCTCGCGGATTTCGGCCACCTCGCGCTGGCGCGCGAACGTATCGCCGGTCTCGCAGATGTTGCCGACCACGTCGTAGGTGCGCAGCGGGCCGTTCGGGTTGCTGAGATTGACGATCTCGTGGTAGCTGTTGTACATGACGGGCCGCACGAGATGACTCATGCCCGAGTCCACGCCCACAAAGCATCGGTCGCCGTTGTCCTTGATGGTCGTCGCGGACACGACCAGAGCCCCCGCCTCGGCCACGAAGTACCGTCCCGGCTCAAACCAGACTTCGGCTCCGGTTTCCCGATGGAACGAGCGCAGGGAATCGCCAAACCGCTCGCCGAACCGCGACAGGTCCAGCGGCTTCTCGGACGCGCGATACGGCACGCCCAGTCCGCCGCCGAGATTGACGAAACGCAGGCCTGCGAACTCGCGGGCGGCGTCCAGCATGACCTGCACGGCCGACCAGAGCGTGTCGATATCGGGGATGCCGCTGCCGATGTGTTGATGCAGCCCGACCAGCTGCAAGTCGTGCTGCCGGACCACCTCACGAACGGCCGGCAGTTGGTCCACGGGTATTCCAAATTTGGACAGCGAACCCGCGGTAATCACATGATCATGATGGCCCGCACCAATCAGCGGGTTGATGCGCACGCATACCTCGCAGCCGGGAAACGCCTGACCAAAGCGCTGAAGCCGGGACAACTCCCCGATGTTCAGGAGCACCCCCTGCGCCTGCGCGAAGTGCATTTCCGCATCGGTCATGTTGTTGGCAGAAAACAGGACCTCGCCGGGTGGGAATCCCACCCGAAGGGCAAGAAGCAATTCGCCGGGCGAGACGGCATCGATTCCCACACCCTGATCCAGAAACATCTTCAGGACCCGCGGATGCCCGTTGGCCTTCATCGCATACAGCAAGCGACTGGGGGCCGCTTGGAGCGCCGTGTGCAGACGCTCGATCTGTTTGCGAATCGACCGCTCGAAGTACACATAGGTCGGCGTATCGCAGGTTCGGGCGATTCTGGTCAGGATTTCCGGAAAGGGGGGAGGTTTGTGCATTGCTACAGGATGACCTCTTCAAAGGGGATGTCTTCTGCGGCCCTGACGAACACCGTGGTTGGCAGGCCGCGTGTGTTGCGCTGCACGTCCCGGTAGTACCGGGCAAAGTCCTCGTCCGGAGGCTTCAGGCCAAGAAATACGATGTCCGCGTCTTCCGACGAGTTGCGCAGAATATCGGGGAATGCACGGCCTTCCGAAACGATGACTTCGTGCAGGACACCGGTCCGCGAGGAAGCCAGCAGATCCGACAGATTTCTGCGAGCACCTGCGGCCGCATCCTCGTTGGGCACGACCATTTTGACCGTAACAACCGAGCCGCGCCATGGCAGCGACGTGCGGAGCATGTAGGCCAGCGTGATCATGAGGCCGCCGTTACCCTTCAGGCCGCTCCACCAGAGGTCGATACGGCGCTGCTGGCCGAATTCCTGTTCGTCGTCATAACGCACGATCAGCGTGTTGCGGCGCGACTCGTGCAGCAGGCGAATCAACTTGGCGTAGTCGTCCAGCCGCTCCAGGTCTCCTGTGGCGCCGATCACCACAGTGTTGGGCACCAGGGCACCCAGGCCGTAGGTCTGCAAAAGCTGCCTGGACCCCTGGAACGGCGATTCTGCCGGCAGCACGCGCACAAAACCGGGCACGCCCTGGCGGTCCATGTACTCACGGATGGTGCTCTCCAGTCGGTCCACCCGGTCGACCTCCATGTCGGGAGGTAGCACCGAGGCTACCGTCAGCAGACCCCGGTTGTGCGATATGGCCGCGGCAAACTCGACGAGGTGCCAGCGTTTGGTGGGCGCGCCCGACAGCACCAGGAAATGCGGGCGCCAGTTCTTGGCATCGGCGGGTTGGCGCAGCCTGAGCAGGCCGGCCCGGGTAAGGCTAAGCCACAGGCCCAGCCGCACGTCTCCCCAGGCAGATTTCAGCTCCTGGCGTTCCAGCCAGATGTAGATGCCGCCGACAATCACGAGGGCAGCGACCGTGGCTGCCCCGTTGATCAGAAACATGACGGCCACACACCCGGCGGCACCCACGGCAGACCAGAACCAATGGATGCGAAGTTCGGGCCGGAACGACGGGTTTCCGAGGAACCGCTCCAGTCCGGCCGTCACGTTCAGCACGCCGTAGGTAGCCAGGAAGAACATGGACAGCACCGGGGCGACCGCATTGAGGTTGCCCAGCATCACCGTGATGATGGCCACACCCAGTGTGACGGCGGTGCCGATGCGGGGCTCATCGTCCGGTCCGGACCCCGAGCCGAGAAACGAAAACGCGCGGGGGAGTGCGCCGTCCCGAGCCAGGGCCTGCAGTACACGGGGCGCCCCGAGAATGCTGCCGACCGCGCTCGAAAGGGTAGCGCCCCAGATCCCCAGCAGGATGAATTCGCCGAAGCGGGCCATGCGCGTCATGATCATGGGGTCGGCCACCAACTGTTCCGGTGTGGCCCACGCGTTCAGCAGCACGGGCAGGGACATGTAGATGACGTACCCCGTGCCGACGGCAGCGAGGGTGCCGGTGGGTATCGCCTTTCTGGGCTCGGCCAGGTCACCCGACATGTTGACGCCGGCCATGATGCCGGTCACCGCCGGAAAAAACACGGCGAACACCGTCCAGAACCCGGCCGGTTCGAAGGCCTGCGACGGCACCGACGCCTGGGTCTCGACAGAGTCTCCTAGGACCAGCGAAAGCAGCGAGAGCGCAATGGCCAGCATGATGCCGTACTGGATGCGCATGGCAAACCGGGCCGAGGTCAGGGCTACCAGCGCCACCGCCACCGTGGTCACCAGCGCGGCAAAGCGCGCGTCCACCTGCGGAAACACGGACGCCACACTCTCTGCAAAACCGATCGTGTACAGCGCCACCGACAGGGCCTGTGCGAAATACAGCGGGATGCCGACCGCCCCGCCGGCCTCGATACCGAGCGAGCGGGAAATCATGAAGTAGGCCCCGCCGCCTTTCACGTCCTGGGCAGTTGCGATCGACGAGATGGAAAGCGCCGTCAGAAACGTGATCGACGTGGCCAGGGTGACGATGAGCAGGGTGCCGCCCAGTCCCACGTTGCCTACCACCCAGCCAAAACGCAGGTACATGATGACGCCGAGGATCGTCAGGATCGACGGCGTAAAGACTCCGGCGAATGTGCCGAGTCCGGCAGGCTGACTCGCTGTTGCGGTGGGTCCTGGGGGCTGGGTCATCGCGCGGCGATGATACGGAAGTCGTCGCAGGAGGGGCGATGAAAACCGCGGCAGGCCACGGCCTGGCTTACAGTAGCAGTTCGGCCAGGATGTAGTCCACGATCAGAATATTGACGCACGACGTCACCACAGCCTCGGTGGCACTTCTGCCCACGCCGTCTGCTCCACCCGTCGTGGAGAAGCCCTTCCAACAGGCAATGCAGGTGATGACCACGCCGAACGCCAGGGATTTGGTCATCCCGTAGAATGCGTCGAAGGGAAGGAAATATGTCCGTGCGCCCCGGATGTACGCCTCAAACGGGAGATAGTCGAGTAGCGAGCCGGCCGCCCCGCCAGCGATCACGGCCACCAGGGTTGAGGCCACATACAGCGCCGGAAACATCAGCACCGCACCCAGCACACGGGGTATGACCAGGTATCCCAGCGAATTGATGCCCATGGCCTCAAGGGCGTCGATCTGGTCGGTGACCTTCATGGTGCCGAGCTCTGCGGCTATCGATGCGCCCACCCGCGACGCCATCACAAGGCCAGGCACCAGGGCGCACATCTCCAGCATGAGCGTCGGGACCACGACGGCACCGACCGTGTCCTCACTCAGGATCACATTTTGCAGCTGGTACGCCGTCTGCACGGTGGTCACGATTCCTGCGAAAGCGCTGGCGAGCATGACAACCGGCAGCGCCTCGAACCCGACCCGAACGGCCTGATGCATGATCAGACGCCGATAGCGCCAGGTATCACCGATACTGCGTCCGGCGCGCGCGAGAAAGCCCGCGAAACGCCCCACCTGTTCGAGCTGTCGGATCAGCCCACTCAGACCAGCACCCTCCTCAGGTGATCGCGCAGCATGCGCGCGAAGTCCAACAGACCGGTGGGTCGGGTGCCAGCCCGCATGTTCTTCCGTCCGATGCGGTACGCGACGGACCACTGTCTGAACAGGGTGGCCCAGGCGCCAAAGATCGATGTGCCGGGTTGATAGATGTGGGTGGCCTCGCTCGTCACGCCGTTCAGTTCGATGATCTGCAATCCGGTTCCCGCCGCCAGGTCCTCCTCCGACGGCACACGCAGGTCGAAGCGTCCAAAGTGGAAGCCGTCGATGCGTTCCGAGATATGTGTCATGGATTCCGTGAGGGCAGGGGTGATGAGGTGCCGGCCGTCGAGGAAAACGGCTCCCCGGCAGTGGGTGCCCAGTTCGACCAGTCGGATCCGCTCTCCGTCCTCGGGCACATAATCCAGGCGCTCGGCATTCGCGCGTTCATACACGTTCAGCATGGCGATAGCGCGATCATCGTCCACAATCAGCCGGTGCAGCATGTCGCGTCCGTTGCCGACGACCTCCGGGAATCGTTTGTCCGTGACGGAAAACACGACGCCCTCCTCACTGTCCGGGTCCCGGTACCAAAACACCCCGAACTCGCGGCCCGGCACGTAGCGCTGCACAATCGATGCCCGGGCCGGGCGCGCAAAATAGCGCAGCACGTCCTCGTCCGAGTGGGCTATCGAGACGCCTCGGCCGCGCTCGCCGACATCGGGCTTGAGGACAAGCGGGTAGTGCACTGCTCGCCGCGCCATGAACGCCTGTACCAGCCGCAGTCCCTCCGGGGGGCGAACACGGGCAGGGATGCGGGCATAGTCGGCGACGTACTCGCCGGGTATGAGGTCCAGTATGTCGGCCTTGGATTCGCCCACGAGACCCCCGTGCGGAATGCCCGGGTTTGCCGCTGTAAACGCGAGCGGGTGGCGAAAACGCACGGCCAGCCCCATGCACCAAAGCACCACCGGTGGGTAGAAGGCCCAGGGCGGCCAGAATTCCCACTGCACGGTGCCTTTCCACGCACCGACCAGGCGGCGGCGACCCTCGTGGGTGGCCATGAGCGGGATCAGTCGGGTCGCGACGATGAGCGTGACCACAAGGCCGAACAGCACCCACAGGGCGTAGGCCTCAAAGCGTTCGTAGTACTGTAGCACCCCCTGGCCGAGCCACATGGACAGCGCCACCAGCGCCGGTGTCCAGAGCAGGGCGGCAAGCAGGAAATAGCCCAAAAAGCGGCCGAAGGGTGCCTTCAGCACGCCCGCCGCCAGATAGGTGGGCAAGCGGGTGCCGGGAATGAAGCGCGAGACCAGTACGGCCCGAATGCCACGCTCGTCGAACCACTTCTCACCGACCCGAAGACGCTCCTCGGAGACAAACCATCGAAAGGGTCGCCGCGAAATCAGAGGACGACCAGCCCATCGGCCGAGCGCGTACAGGCCGACGTCTCCGATCACGATGCCCGCCAGCGCGGCCAGAAAAGCCTGGAGAAATGTCAGCGTGCCGCGGGCGGCCATCAGTCCGGCTCCGATGGTTGCGAGGTCTTCGCTGCCGAGTGTGGCGACTGCGACCAGGGACATGAGCACGAACAGGGTGAATCCTCCCGGCGGAGGCACCGAGTCCGGATCGAAGGGTCGAGCGGCTGCCCGCACTCGGGCGGAATCGGCCGCCTCCCGCCGCAGGGTCTGCCCCGACTCCACCCGGTCAACGAATGAGGCCACCAGGGCGGCCGTGGTGTCCGGCAGGGCGAACGGGAAGCTGTGGCCCGCGTCGCTGAAGGTGGACAGCTCACTCTGGGGCACCAGGCGGTAGTGCTCCACGGCTGCCGCATAGGGTACCAGCGGATCGTCCCGGCCGTGAATGATGAGCATGGAGGGCTCAAACGCCTTCAGGATGCCGCGAAGGGGCCGTTGATCGGTCTCATAGAAATTCCGGGCGTATGGAACGCCGAGAATCGCATCGTCCAGCCAGCCGAAATGAGGTGTGGCTTCCCGCAGCAGCCACAGGGCGGAGAGCTGTAGCCCGTGGATGGCGTGGTTCAGCAGGTAGGTGCCCGTCAATTCCAACTCCTGCACGCCGATCGCGGACAGCATCACCACCGAGGAGAACCGCTCGGGCTGCATGCGATACCCTTCCAGCGCGACTCCGCCTGCCATGCTGTAGGCCACGACGTGCGCGGTCGGCACGTCGAGGCTGTCCAGCCAACTCAGCAGGTAACGACCATGCGCACGTACGGAGTAGTCCGGGATCTCCTGCGTGGATCGCTCGAATCCAGGCAGGTCGGGGGTCAGGACTCTGTATCCACGCTCACCCAGCGCCTCATGCATGTCCATCATGGAGCTCGAGGCAACCGGACTGCCGTGCAGGAGCACGATGGTCGGGCCGTCACCAGTCTGATCCGCGTAGGCCAAACGAACCGTATCGCCCTCAACGTGGGTGTCGCCCTCCACAGGTGGGAGATGGACCGCTGTCTGATAGGGTCTCAGGGACGGGGGGTCCGAAAGGAACCGAACAATCCCCGAGGCTACCAGAGCCAGCAGGTAACCGGCGACTAGCCAGCGGAGCAAGGCACCTCTTCCGGTGCCGCGGTCAGGCACAGGAAGCGATCAGTCTTTTGTCGCCATACTGCGGTGGCGCAGCGTGGACGGGGCCACTCCGAAGTCCGGCGAAGGCTCGCGTCCCTGCAACCGGAGGATGAATGCAATCAGGGCGTAGTGGTGCACCGTGTGTGCCTGCAGATACTGCAGTTCGCGGCGCGCGGTGCTGCGGGACCACGGATCACTGTCCGAACCGTGGGAAGAGCCGTCCAGCCGGACGCGGACTTCGCAGTCGTGACCGGACAGGGCCTCCATGGCCTCCACCAGAGCGAGCACCACACTGCGAGCGTACTCCGTGCTACCCGATATCCGTTCGTCTCTCCGTCGACCATCATAGTCGATGGCGCCTGACGGCAGGCCCTGCACAAAACACTGATAGTGCTCGAGAATGTGGCGCAGGTGCTCACCAACTCCGCTCCGGAAGAACGGAGGGCGCGTCTCGATGAAGGCCGCATCGTCCAGGTCCTCCAACAGGAGAAGAGCCTGGCGCAGATAGGCCACGTTGTGCGCAACAAGCGTGACAGTACTCATTCGGTCGGGGCGCCGTGGATGGGTTCGAAGGCCGCACTGACCCGTTCGTGAAGTCGTGCAGTCAGCGCCTTACGGTTTTCTGCCTGCACAGGATTCGGGTCGAAGGACAACCAGGCGTCGAAGTGGGGGATGCTGAGCAGGTGATACAGATGATCCAGAAAGGTCATCGAACCCCACCAGCAGACGGTGTGGGCCGTGTCGATTCCAGGGGGAGTGGTATACCGCAGCGTGGCCGCGTGGACCGGAAAACCGGTCACGGAAGGATACGCCAGAAGCCCTGAGTGAAATCGCTCAACCTGGGCCCCGGCGGTCGAAGTGCCCTCCGGAAACACGGTGAGTCCTCGCTGCCGGGCAAGTACATCGGCAACCAGGGTATTGATGCGCATGAGCTCTCGTTTGTTACTGCGATCCAGAAAAAGCGTGCCGGTAAGCCGGGCCAGCCCTCCGATCACAGGCCATCGCGCGATTTCGGCCTTCGAGATGAACTCGGTCCCGGTAGCAGCGCGGAGCACCAGGATGTCCATGTAGCCGAGGTGGTTGCAGACCAGCATGAACGGAGGGTCCGGCGCAGGCCCGTCGACATGGAGCCGAACGCCCAGCGGCCGCAGCACGGCGCGTGCCGAGGCCGTGACCAGGGCGGCCCGGGCGCGGCGGGACGAGGCCGGGAATGCGATAAGGGCCAGTCCGGTGACGGCCAGCACCGCGGCCAGCAGGCTCATGACGGTGAGGATAAAGAGCAGCCGGAGGCCACCGCGCAGCGGCGCTAGGACGGACACGTAAAGAAGGCCAGTCTCGCCGGCTCCAGCGCCTCGAGGTCAAAGAGCGCCAGATAATCCACAGTGCGGAATTCGCGATCGATGGCGGGTTCCGAACAGATGCGCGCTCCCAGGGAGAGGTACGCGCTCATGAGACGGGGAATGTGGTCGCCTCCGGGTTCGGGATGATCCAGCAGGCATCGGTGGCTTTCCAGCGCGGGGATCAGGAAGGCACGATGCAGGC
Protein-coding sequences here:
- a CDS encoding fumarylacetoacetate hydrolase family protein, with the translated sequence MALEINKARWVTLPRAGRVPVGKVLCIGRNYAKHAAEMNSPVPESPLVFLKPATSLTASGSTVDVPEGLGSVHHEVEMVVLVGSPLKHATEQQAREAIAGLAVGLDMTARDVQARAKQAGHPWSVAKGYDSFAPVGTMAPPGETSRRRITLEINGKTVQDGTTSDMIFGVPQLLAYSSRIFTLEPGDLLFTGTPEGVGPVHPGDVLIARIDGLPELQVSVRSVPA
- the lysA gene encoding diaminopimelate decarboxylase gives rise to the protein MHKPPPFPEILTRIARTCDTPTYVYFERSIRKQIERLHTALQAAPSRLLYAMKANGHPRVLKMFLDQGVGIDAVSPGELLLALRVGFPPGEVLFSANNMTDAEMHFAQAQGVLLNIGELSRLQRFGQAFPGCEVCVRINPLIGAGHHDHVITAGSLSKFGIPVDQLPAVREVVRQHDLQLVGLHQHIGSGIPDIDTLWSAVQVMLDAAREFAGLRFVNLGGGLGVPYRASEKPLDLSRFGERFGDSLRSFHRETGAEVWFEPGRYFVAEAGALVVSATTIKDNGDRCFVGVDSGMSHLVRPVMYNSYHEIVNLSNPNGPLRTYDVVGNICETGDTFARQREVAEIREGDALAILDVGAYGYVMASEYNLRPRPAEVWVPEDNPTRFEVITERQTPADMVAGILQRSL
- a CDS encoding amino acid permease, translating into MTQPPGPTATASQPAGLGTFAGVFTPSILTILGVIMYLRFGWVVGNVGLGGTLLIVTLATSITFLTALSISSIATAQDVKGGGAYFMISRSLGIEAGGAVGIPLYFAQALSVALYTIGFAESVASVFPQVDARFAALVTTVAVALVALTSARFAMRIQYGIMLAIALSLLSLVLGDSVETQASVPSQAFEPAGFWTVFAVFFPAVTGIMAGVNMSGDLAEPRKAIPTGTLAAVGTGYVIYMSLPVLLNAWATPEQLVADPMIMTRMARFGEFILLGIWGATLSSAVGSILGAPRVLQALARDGALPRAFSFLGSGSGPDDEPRIGTAVTLGVAIITVMLGNLNAVAPVLSMFFLATYGVLNVTAGLERFLGNPSFRPELRIHWFWSAVGAAGCVAVMFLINGAATVAALVIVGGIYIWLERQELKSAWGDVRLGLWLSLTRAGLLRLRQPADAKNWRPHFLVLSGAPTKRWHLVEFAAAISHNRGLLTVASVLPPDMEVDRVDRLESTIREYMDRQGVPGFVRVLPAESPFQGSRQLLQTYGLGALVPNTVVIGATGDLERLDDYAKLIRLLHESRRNTLIVRYDDEQEFGQQRRIDLWWSGLKGNGGLMITLAYMLRTSLPWRGSVVTVKMVVPNEDAAAGARRNLSDLLASSRTGVLHEVIVSEGRAFPDILRNSSEDADIVFLGLKPPDEDFARYYRDVQRNTRGLPTTVFVRAAEDIPFEEVIL
- a CDS encoding ABC transporter permease is translated as MHQAVRVGFEALPVVMLASAFAGIVTTVQTAYQLQNVILSEDTVGAVVVPTLMLEMCALVPGLVMASRVGASIAAELGTMKVTDQIDALEAMGINSLGYLVIPRVLGAVLMFPALYVASTLVAVIAGGAAGSLLDYLPFEAYIRGARTYFLPFDAFYGMTKSLAFGVVITCIACWKGFSTTGGADGVGRSATEAVVTSCVNILIVDYILAELLL
- a CDS encoding alpha/beta fold hydrolase; translation: MLRWLVAGYLLALVASGIVRFLSDPPSLRPYQTAVHLPPVEGDTHVEGDTVRLAYADQTGDGPTIVLLHGSPVASSSMMDMHEALGERGYRVLTPDLPGFERSTQEIPDYSVRAHGRYLLSWLDSLDVPTAHVVAYSMAGGVALEGYRMQPERFSSVVMLSAIGVQELELTGTYLLNHAIHGLQLSALWLLREATPHFGWLDDAILGVPYARNFYETDQRPLRGILKAFEPSMLIIHGRDDPLVPYAAAVEHYRLVPQSELSTFSDAGHSFPFALPDTTAALVASFVDRVESGQTLRREAADSARVRAAARPFDPDSVPPPGGFTLFVLMSLVAVATLGSEDLATIGAGLMAARGTLTFLQAFLAALAGIVIGDVGLYALGRWAGRPLISRRPFRWFVSEERLRVGEKWFDERGIRAVLVSRFIPGTRLPTYLAAGVLKAPFGRFLGYFLLAALLWTPALVALSMWLGQGVLQYYERFEAYALWVLFGLVVTLIVATRLIPLMATHEGRRRLVGAWKGTVQWEFWPPWAFYPPVVLWCMGLAVRFRHPLAFTAANPGIPHGGLVGESKADILDLIPGEYVADYARIPARVRPPEGLRLVQAFMARRAVHYPLVLKPDVGERGRGVSIAHSDEDVLRYFARPARASIVQRYVPGREFGVFWYRDPDSEEGVVFSVTDKRFPEVVGNGRDMLHRLIVDDDRAIAMLNVYERANAERLDYVPEDGERIRLVELGTHCRGAVFLDGRHLITPALTESMTHISERIDGFHFGRFDLRVPSEEDLAAGTGLQIIELNGVTSEATHIYQPGTSIFGAWATLFRQWSVAYRIGRKNMRAGTRPTGLLDFARMLRDHLRRVLV
- a CDS encoding 1-acyl-sn-glycerol-3-phosphate acyltransferase, with product MSVLAPLRGGLRLLFILTVMSLLAAVLAVTGLALIAFPASSRRARAALVTASARAVLRPLGVRLHVDGPAPDPPFMLVCNHLGYMDILVLRAATGTEFISKAEIARWPVIGGLARLTGTLFLDRSNKRELMRINTLVADVLARQRGLTVFPEGTSTAGAQVERFHSGLLAYPSVTGFPVHAATLRYTTPPGIDTAHTVCWWGSMTFLDHLYHLLSIPHFDAWLSFDPNPVQAENRKALTARLHERVSAAFEPIHGAPTE